A stretch of DNA from Bradyrhizobium algeriense:
CCGCGTCCGCGCCCGGCACCGCGCCTTATTTCACGCTGGCCTGGATGCTCAAGAAGAACGGCCTCTCGGTCAAGGACGTGACCGTGGTGAACCTGGAGCCGGCTGCAGCCGCGCAAGCTTTCGTGGCCGGTCAGAACGATGCAGCCATGACGTATGAGCCCTACCTCTCGACCGTGCGGGCGGCACCCGACAAGGGCAAGATCATCGCCACCACGCTCGACTACCCGATGATCATGGACACGTTCGGCTGCACGCCGAAATTCCTGACCGAAAATCCGAAAGCCGCGCAAGCGCTGGCCGACAGCTATTTCGAGGCGGTTGCCCTGATTGAAAAAGACCAGGCAAAATCCTACGAGATCATGGGCTCCGACGTGAAGCAGTCCGGCGAGCAGTTCGGCAACTCGGCAAAATATCTGCGCTGGCAGGACAAGGCCGCAAACCAGAAGTTCTTCGCGGGCGAGTTCCAGGCCTTCACCAAGGAAGCCGCAGACCTGTTGCTCGAGATCGGCATCATCAAATCGATTCCGAAAATCGACGACCTCGTTGACACGAGCTTCATCAAGTAGGTTCGTTCAGCGCCGCGCTGGTCCCGCATCCACACATGTGGATGCGGGGCTGTCCGCGATCCGCGCACCGCTTTGAGGAACACGCCCTGTGATGCGTCCCCTGGATCCCGTGACGTCGAAGCAACGCGCAGCGTATGGCTTTGCGTTCTTCGTCCTGTTTGTTGCCCTGTGGGCATGGGCAACTTTTGGTGGCTACGTGTCGAAAACGTTTCTTGCGAACCCGCTGACCATGCTGCAGGAGGGCTTTGAACTCCTGACCAAGCACGGCTTCCTGTTCGACATCGGCATGACGATATGGAGGGTCATTGGCGGCTTCGTGCTGGCGGCCATCATCGCGGTGCCGCTCGGCGTTCTGATGGGCGCCTACAAACCGATCGAGGCCTTCCTCGAGCCGTTCGTCTCGTTCGCCCGCTATCTGCCCGCCTCGGCCTTCATCCCGCTGCTGATCCTGTGGGCGGGCATCGGCGAACTGCAGAAGCTGCTGGTCATTTTCATCGGCGCGGTGTTCCAGATTATCCTGATGATTGCCGTGAATGTCGGGAATACGCGGCGCGACCTCGTTGAAGCCGCCTACACGCTGGGCGCCGGCGACAGCGGTATCATCCGCCGCGTGCTGCTGCCCTCGTCTGCCCCCGAGATCGCGGAAATCCTTCGGCTCGTCCTCGGCTGGGCGTGGACCTACGTCATCGTCGCCGAGTTGATCGGTTCATCGTCGGGCATCGGCCACATGATCACCGACAGCCAGGCGCTGCTCAACACCGGCCAGATCATCTTCGGCATCATCGTCATCGGCCTGATCGGCCTCGTCTCGGACTTCCTGTTCAAGGCCTTCAACGCCTGGCTGTTTCCGTGGAGATTAGCGTGACCACGCTGAAGATCGATCAGGTCTCACGCATTTTCCCCGCGCGACAGGGCAGTGCGCCGACGCGGGCGCTGGAACCGACCAATCTCAGCGTCGGCAACAACGATTTCGTCACCATCCTCGGCCCGTCCGGCTGCGGAAAATCCACGCTGCTACGGATCATCGCAGGCCTTGACCGGCCGACCAGCGGCCGCGTCATTCTGGACGGGCAAGAAGTCACGGGCCCCGGCGCCGATCGCGGCATGGTGTTTCAGTCCTACACGCTGTTCCCGTGGTTGACGGTGCGCGAAAACATCGCGTTCGGCCTGCGCGAGCGCGGGATATCTGAGGCGGATCGCGGCGGGATCGCCGATGGATTCATCCACCGGGTCGGCTTGTCCGGCTTTGAGAATCACTGGCCGAAGCAACTCTCAGGCGGCATGCAGCAACGCACGGCGATCGCCCGCGCGCTTGCCAACGATCCCAAGATCCTGCTGCTCGACGAACCGTTCGGGGCGCTGGACAATCAGACCCGCGTGCTGATGCAGGAAATGCTGCTCGGCATCTGGGAACGCGACCAGAAGACTGTGCTGTTCGTTACCCATGATATCGAGGAGGCGATTTTCCTCGGCAGCCGCGTCATCGTCATGAGCGCCCGCCCCGGCCGCATCAAGGCCGAGATCGCGATCGATCTACCCCACCCGCGATCCTACAAGATCAAAACCGCCCCTGAATTCGTCGCGCTGAAGGAACGGCTCGTCGAGGAAATCCGGGCCGAGGCATTGAAGGTTGCGGTTGATGCCTAAATGGCCGCGCGCGTGTCGACGAGCGTATTGAAGACCGATGCTTCAGCGATCAGATTGCATTACAGCCGCGGTGCGGGTTGCCAGGATCGCAGCGACGCCCGGCCGCTTCCTGCAGCGGCCAGGCGCCGGATCTTTCTCGCGGTCACTTCCTGACGGCGAACACCCACACGACGCCGCCCTGCGGCACGTTATTCTCCAAGCCGGGGACCTTGCCCACCAATGCATCCTGGATGCGCTGCGCGTCGACGCCCCAGCCCGACTGGACGGCGATATACTGCGTGCCGTCCACCTCATAGGCGATGGGCATGCCCATAATGCCGGAGTTGGTCTTTTGCTCCCACAGCAGTTCGCCGGTCTTGGCATGGAAGGCGCGGAACATCCGGTCATTGGTGCCGCCGACAAGGATGAGGTCGCCCGCGGTAGCGGTCACCGAACCGAACAGATGTGACTTGGGAAAATTATGTGACCAGGCTTTCTTGCCCGTGGCCGGATCCCACGCCTGCAGTTCGCCAAAGTGGGTAGCGCCGGGACGAGGCGTCAAGCCGATATCCTCGGGCTTGGTCCCGAGCCAGAGCTGGCCGGCAACCAGCGGCACTTTCTCGCCGGTGAAGCCGCCGCAGAAATTCTCGTTGGCCGGAACGTAGACCAATCCGGTTTTCTGACTATACGCCGCCGACGGCCAATCCTTGCCGCCCCATAACGAAGGACAGAATTCGACCCGCTTGCCGATAACCGGCTTGCGAGCCGGGTCGACAATCGGCTTGCCACTCTCGGGCTCAATGCCTTTCCAGACGTCGGTATGAACAAAAGGCCAGCCGGCCACATATTTGATGCTGTCCGGCTTGCGCTCCAGTATCCAGAAAATCGCGTTGCGTCCCGGATGGATCAGACTCTTGATGGTGCGGCCATCCCTTTGCAGGTCGACCAGCATGGGTGCGTCCACTTCGTCCCAATCCCAGGAATCGTTTTGATGGTACTGGAAGTAAGTTTTCATCTTGCCGCTATCGGGATCGAGCGCGAGCACTGAACTTGTGTAAAGATTGTCGCCGGGGTGAGTGTCGCCCGGCCAAGGTGCGGCGTTGCCGGTGCCCCAATAGACTGTCTTGGTGTCTGGATCGTAGTTGCCTGTCATCCAGGCAGATCCGCCGCCCGTTTTCCAGTCGTCGCCTTTCCACGTTTCGTTACCTGGCTCACCCGTGCCGGGAATGGTGAAGGTCCGCCACAGCTCCTTGCCGGTGTTGGCATCGAAGGCAACGACGTAACCGCGCACGCCCAACTCGCCACCGGAACCGCCGACGATCACCTTGCCGTCGACGACCAGAGGCATCAGCGTCAGGTACTGTCCCTTCTTGTAGTCCTGAACCTTGGTATCCCAGACCACTTTGCCGGTCTTGGCATCAAGCGCGACCAGATGGTCGTCCGTCGTGGCGAGGTAGAGTTTGTCCTCCCACAGTCCCACCCCGCGGTTGGTCGGGTGCAATTGGAAGAGGTCGTCGGGAAGCTGGCGTTTGTATCGCCAGTACTCGTCGCCGGTCTTGGCGTTGAGCGCGATCACCTGCCCCATCGGCGTTGCGACGAACATCACGCCATTGTTGATGATCGGTGGCGCCTCGTGTCCCTCGACCACACCGGTCGAGAACGTCCACACCGGCACCAGATTTTTCACGTTCGAGGTGTTGATCTGGTCGAGCGGGCTGTACCCTTGGCCGTCATAGGTCCGGCGATAATGCATCCAGTTGCCGGGTTCGGGATTCTTGAGTCGCTCGGCCGTCACCGGGCTGTAGTTCTCGATCGGGCCGGCGGCAGCGATCGAAACGAGGCATGTGGACGCGAGCAAACCCGACAAAAGCCATTGCTTCAAGGCCATAAGGCAACCTCCCCTTTGTTTTCATCTCACGAATTCTGTTTTTTGTACTTGTCGTGGATCGACAGCGGCCCGCCGTCACCTGGCTTGTTGCGCACCTACCTTTCCAACAAATGTTGCGGCCACCGTCAGCGGACCGTCGTCTGCCGCCAGCGGAAGCGCCGGCAGGCGCCGGGGCGCCGGCCCAAACACAACTTGCGCGCTTTGCCTGGGGTCAAATTCCGAATTATGGCAAACGCATTTGAACACGTCCTTGTCGCCGCCTGCCGCCTTCACCCATGCCGTGATCGGACAGCCCGTGTGGACGCAGATTGCCGAATAGGCGACTATGCCGCCGGCAGCGCGCGAGCGCGTCTCTTCGTCCAGCTCGGCCGGGTCTAGCCTTACGACGAGCACCTCGTTCAGGCGCGAGCCCTTGCGGACAACCGATGTCTTGGGATCCTTTGGCCAGGCCCGCACCGGCGGTCCACCGGTTTTCAGATCCTGCGGCTTGATCACCTCGCCCGCATGGTCCCCTTCGGCGAAAACCAGAACGTCGGCTTTCTGGGGTCGCTCATTGCTGCCCGGCGAATCTTCCTCGGCAATGGAGGACTGGGGCGACGCGAGGCAGGCCCCGGTGGCGAGAGCCGTCAGGATGAGCGCGCGCCGCGTCGGATCCTGACACATCGCTGTCGCGAGTTCCGCGTCTGTGCTTGTGATCGATGTTGTGGGCTGATCGGATTTGCACATCACGCAAACTGATGGAGGGAGTCGGTCAAAAAAATGGCGACCGACAAATTTGTCTTTCGCGCAATTCCCCTTCCGGTTGCATCGCCGATTCCAGGAAAAGCCAGCAATAGTAAGCGTCCATCGCATTTCATGCGATCATCACTGCAGCTTGCCTCCTCATGCATATTTCGCAGAACAGCTCAGCCTTCCGCAGTGTGCGGTGCGTTATCGCGCGTGCGGTCAAGATCGAGAATTGCAGGAGTCGTCGTGAAGCGTTCGGCGAATGCCGGTGTCCGTGGCGTGCAAATGGTAAAGACTGTGCAGCGCCGGGCGACGTGGAAGAGACGAATCCCTGCATCGTGTGTCATGACAACGATCTTCAAGTTTAACGACAATTTGTTTTGCTGTGTCGCTGCGTCAGCGTTATTGACCAAATGCAATTCTTTGCCGATGCCCCGCTTTCGCCAAACATGCGGACGCAAATGGAGAACACCTTGCGGCGGAGATCCGCCAAGCGCGACCTACTGAACAACAGCCAATAATAATGATCAGGAGGATGGCTCAAAGAAATCCCAGCCAGATAGCAAGGAATTTCGAAGCGCCGGCATTGAGCGGTCAGCCGTACCGTTTTTCGCTCAGGTCGGAGCTACCATCAGCAGCTTACGAAGAGCGAGGATCGATCATGATTACTTTGAAGATCAACGGCCAGCAAAAGAACTGGGACGGCGATCCCGATCTTCCACTGCTCTGGTTTCTCCGGGATGAAGCCGGATTGACCGGTACGAAATACGGCTGCGGCCAGGCGCTTTGCGGCGCCTGCACCGTGATCGTCGACAAGCAGGCAATACGCGCCTGCATCACCTCGGTTTCCGACGTGGTCGATCGGGAGGTCACAACGATCGAAGGCCTTCATCCGACGGGCGATCACGCGGTTCAGAAGGCCTGGCGCCAACTCAACGTCCCGCAATGCGGTTTTTGCCAGGTCGGCCAGATCATGCAGGCGGCCGCGCTGCTGATCGAAAACCCGAAACCGACGCACGATCAGATACGCGAGGCGATGGCGGGCAATATCTGCCGCTGCGGCTGTTACCAGCGCATCGAGAACGCGGTCCACCTCGCCTCCACGGGGGTCTGACCATGAACATTCTCACCAATCCCAAGAAGCTCCGTGGCTTTGAGCGATACGTCAAAGTCGACAACGTTTCACGCCGCAGCATCCTCAAGGGCCTCGGGCTGGCCGGCGGCTTCGTTTTGGCCGCCCCCGTAATGTCGCGCCCCGGCCTTGCCGCCTATCAGACCGGCGCCGACAAGATGCCGCACGGCACCGTGGTGGACCCGCGCGTGTTCGTCGCGATCGCACCGGACGGCATTGTCACGATCGTCGCCCATCGCGCCGAGATGGGAACCGGCGTCCGCACCAGCCTGCCGATGATCGTGGCCGAAGAGATGGAGGCCGACTGGTCGCGCGTTCGCATCCAGCAGGCGCATGGCGACGAGGTCAAATTCGGCAACCAGGACACCGATGGATCGCGCAGCACGCGTCACTACCTGATGCCGATGCGTCAGATCGGCGCTTCGGCCCGCACCATGCTCGAAGCCGCAGCGGCGAAACGCTGGGGTGTGCCGTCGACCGACGTGAAAGCGGTCAATCACGAGGTCGTCCACAGTGCCAGCGGACGCCGGATCGGCTTTGGCGATCTGGCAGCCGATGCCGACAAGCAGCCGGTGCCGAGCGTCGAAGGCCTGAAGCTGAAAGACCCAAAGGATTTCCGCTATCTGGGCAAAGGCCAGATCAGCATGGTCGATCTCCGCGACATCACGGTAGGCACCGCGCGTTACGGCGCCGACGTCCGCCTGCCCGGCATGAAATACGCCGTTATTGCACGGCCGCCGGTGACCGGGGGCAAGGTCGCGTCGTTTGACGGGGCGGCGGCGATGAAAGTTTCCGGCGTCGAGAAGGTCATGGAAGTGAAGGGCTGGCCGTGGCCCTCAAAATTCCAGCCGCTCGGCGGCGTTGCAGTGATCGCTCGCAACACCGGCGCGGCGATCAAGGGCCGCGACGCCCTGAAGATCGTCTGGGACGACGGCGCCAACGGCAAATACGAATCGGTCGCCTACCGGACCCAACTGGAGGAAGCCGCACGGAAGCCCGGCCTGGTCGTACGCAAGGAGGGTGATGTGGAAGCCGCCTTGAAGGGCGCCGACAAGGTGATCGTGGGTGAATACTATCTGCCGCATCTCGCCCATGTCGCCATGGAGCCGCCGGTTGCAGTCGCGGACGTCAAAGGCGACAAGGCGGAGATCTGGGGACCGGTGCAAAGCGCGGGCGGAACGCGCGAGGACGTCGCCAAAACGCTTGGCATTCCCGAGGAGAATGTCACCGTCAACGTCACCCTGCTCGGCGGCGGTTTCGGGCGCAAGTCGAAGTGCGATTACGCCATCGAAGCCGCCCTGCTTTCAAAGGAGCTCGGCGCGCCCGTAAAGGTGCAATGGACGCGGGAAGACGACGTTCGCAATGGCTTCCTGCACACTGTCTCGGTGGAACGCATCGAGGCCGGCCTCGACAAGAGCGGCAAGGTGACGGCTTGGCGCCATCGCAGCGTCGCGCCGAGCATCGCCTCGACCTTTGCCGCCAATACGGTGCATCAGGCGCCGTTTGAACTCGGCATGGGGCTTGTCGACATGCCCTTCGAGATCGCCAACGTCCAGTGCGAGAATCCGGAAGCGGCGGCGCATACCCGCATCGGCTGGTTCCGCTCGGTATCGAACATTCCGCGCGCCTTCGCGGTGCAGTCGATGGTCGCCGAAATAGCTAAAGCTACCAACCGCGATCCAAAGGACATGCTGCTGGAGCTGATCGGTTCGCCCCGGATCGTCAAGCTCGATTCGGTGAAAGACCTCTGGAACTACGGCGAGCCTTATGAGAGCTATCCGATCGATACCGCGCGTCTTCGCAAGGTCGTCGAGCTGGTCGCGGACAAGGGCGGCTGGGGCCGGTCCGTCCCCAAGGGACACGGGCTCGGCATTGCCGCGCACCGCAGCTTCGTCAGCTATATCGCGACGATCGTCGAGGTGGCCGTTGACGACAAGGGCAAGCTCACCGTGCCGCGGGTCGATACCGCCATAGATTGCGGAACCTACGTCAATCCGGAGCGGATCCAGTCGCAGATCGAGGGCGCCGCGATCATGGGCATGAGCCTCGTCAAACATGGCGCAATCACCTTCAAGGACGGCAAGGTGCAACAGGGCAATTTCGACGACTTCCCGGTAATCCGGATCGACGAGTCCCCGGCCGTAACGAACGTCTACATCGTACCCGCCGGCCCCGACACGCCGCCCAGCGGCGTCGGCGAGCCGGGTGTGCCGCCCTTTGCGCCGGCGCTGATCAACGCGATCTTCGCCGCGACCGGCAAGCGCATCCGCGCACTGCCGATCGGCAAACAATTGGAGGCGTAAAGGCAACGTTAGACCGAGCGGGCCGTTTTCCTTGATCTGAGAGGAGTTCAGATCGATGAAACCCAACGTAACGGCGCTCGCGGTGTCGCTACTGTCGAGCGTGCTTCTATTGAACGCTCAGGCGGCGACCGCTCAAACGACGTCGCCGCCGAGCACAACCGCAACACGGCCGGCGACGACACCGCCCGGGCAAACCTCCATGCCAAACGAAAACCCGCCGGCCAGCACAACTCAGACCACCGGCGAAGCCAGTCGCGACCCCGTCGTGAAGAAAATGAACGAGAACGAAAAGCAGAAGGTCGAGACCAAAGGCAAGTAGCGCCAGCACCGGAAACCACGAGCAACGAAGGGCGGCGGCGCAGATTCGCCGGCCGCCCGTTTTCTGATCTCTGGTCAATACCGAGCTGGCGCAATGCCTACCGATCGCGAACACCCAAACGACGCCGCCGTGCGGCACGTTGTCCTCGACACCTACACTATTGTGGTCGCCAACGCATCGTAGATGCGTTGCCCGTTAACGCCTACGCCAAATCCGGCTGCGCTGCAGCGCCCGCCAGCAATGCAACTTTGATATAGCCGGTTTTCACGGTCACTAATTCAGCAGTGGCGGCTGATCGACTACGGTCGCCCGCTATCGATTGGCACGACGGCCATCCGCTCGGTCGCTGCAAACCCGTTCACTATCCGATGAGGTCCACCGTGATGCGCCTGCCATTGACCATGCTTGCCGTTGCCCTGATTGCCGTCCCTGCGTATGCAAGCGAACTGGCCGGGACACTCCAGAAAGTCAGGGAGACCAACAAGATCATCCTCGGCATCCAGGAAGCCTCGGTGCCCTTCAGCTATCTGGACGGCAACCAGAAGGCAATCGGGTACGCCGTCGACATCTGCATGAAAATCGTGGACGCGGTTAAGCACGAACTCAACCTCTCCAACGTGACCGTTGAAACGCTGCCGGTGACGTCGTCCAACCGCATTCCGCTCATGATGAATGGCACCGTCGATCTCGTCTGCTCTTCCACCACCAACAATGCGGAACGGCAGCGCCAGGTGGCGTTCACTAATTCACATTTTCTGTCGGCGACGCGGTTTGCCGCACGGAAGGCCGACAACATCGGCACGATCGACCAGTTGAAGGGCAAGCCGGTCGTTGCGATATCGGGCTCGACCAACATGGTGCAGCTCAACCAAGCCA
This window harbors:
- a CDS encoding ABC transporter substrate-binding protein; protein product: MLSYRVFAATAALLVSAPAVAQDVKVAIGISGWTGFAPLTLASQAGIFKKNGLDVTIKKIPQKDRHLAVASGDIQCAATTVETWISWNANGVATKQIFQLDKSYGADGMATRNDVASIKDLKGKTVAASAPGTAPYFTLAWMLKKNGLSVKDVTVVNLEPAAAAQAFVAGQNDAAMTYEPYLSTVRAAPDKGKIIATTLDYPMIMDTFGCTPKFLTENPKAAQALADSYFEAVALIEKDQAKSYEIMGSDVKQSGEQFGNSAKYLRWQDKAANQKFFAGEFQAFTKEAADLLLEIGIIKSIPKIDDLVDTSFIK
- a CDS encoding ABC transporter ATP-binding protein, which encodes MTTLKIDQVSRIFPARQGSAPTRALEPTNLSVGNNDFVTILGPSGCGKSTLLRIIAGLDRPTSGRVILDGQEVTGPGADRGMVFQSYTLFPWLTVRENIAFGLRERGISEADRGGIADGFIHRVGLSGFENHWPKQLSGGMQQRTAIARALANDPKILLLDEPFGALDNQTRVLMQEMLLGIWERDQKTVLFVTHDIEEAIFLGSRVIVMSARPGRIKAEIAIDLPHPRSYKIKTAPEFVALKERLVEEIRAEALKVAVDA
- a CDS encoding methanol/ethanol family PQQ-dependent dehydrogenase; amino-acid sequence: MALKQWLLSGLLASTCLVSIAAAGPIENYSPVTAERLKNPEPGNWMHYRRTYDGQGYSPLDQINTSNVKNLVPVWTFSTGVVEGHEAPPIINNGVMFVATPMGQVIALNAKTGDEYWRYKRQLPDDLFQLHPTNRGVGLWEDKLYLATTDDHLVALDAKTGKVVWDTKVQDYKKGQYLTLMPLVVDGKVIVGGSGGELGVRGYVVAFDANTGKELWRTFTIPGTGEPGNETWKGDDWKTGGGSAWMTGNYDPDTKTVYWGTGNAAPWPGDTHPGDNLYTSSVLALDPDSGKMKTYFQYHQNDSWDWDEVDAPMLVDLQRDGRTIKSLIHPGRNAIFWILERKPDSIKYVAGWPFVHTDVWKGIEPESGKPIVDPARKPVIGKRVEFCPSLWGGKDWPSAAYSQKTGLVYVPANENFCGGFTGEKVPLVAGQLWLGTKPEDIGLTPRPGATHFGELQAWDPATGKKAWSHNFPKSHLFGSVTATAGDLILVGGTNDRMFRAFHAKTGELLWEQKTNSGIMGMPIAYEVDGTQYIAVQSGWGVDAQRIQDALVGKVPGLENNVPQGGVVWVFAVRK
- a CDS encoding ubiquinol-cytochrome c reductase iron-sulfur subunit is translated as MCQDPTRRALILTALATGACLASPQSSIAEEDSPGSNERPQKADVLVFAEGDHAGEVIKPQDLKTGGPPVRAWPKDPKTSVVRKGSRLNEVLVVRLDPAELDEETRSRAAGGIVAYSAICVHTGCPITAWVKAAGGDKDVFKCVCHNSEFDPRQSAQVVFGPAPRRLPALPLAADDGPLTVAATFVGKVGAQQAR
- a CDS encoding ABC transporter permease, with protein sequence MRPLDPVTSKQRAAYGFAFFVLFVALWAWATFGGYVSKTFLANPLTMLQEGFELLTKHGFLFDIGMTIWRVIGGFVLAAIIAVPLGVLMGAYKPIEAFLEPFVSFARYLPASAFIPLLILWAGIGELQKLLVIFIGAVFQIILMIAVNVGNTRRDLVEAAYTLGAGDSGIIRRVLLPSSAPEIAEILRLVLGWAWTYVIVAELIGSSSGIGHMITDSQALLNTGQIIFGIIVIGLIGLVSDFLFKAFNAWLFPWRLA
- a CDS encoding (2Fe-2S)-binding protein produces the protein MITLKINGQQKNWDGDPDLPLLWFLRDEAGLTGTKYGCGQALCGACTVIVDKQAIRACITSVSDVVDREVTTIEGLHPTGDHAVQKAWRQLNVPQCGFCQVGQIMQAAALLIENPKPTHDQIREAMAGNICRCGCYQRIENAVHLASTGV
- a CDS encoding xanthine dehydrogenase family protein molybdopterin-binding subunit, with the protein product MNILTNPKKLRGFERYVKVDNVSRRSILKGLGLAGGFVLAAPVMSRPGLAAYQTGADKMPHGTVVDPRVFVAIAPDGIVTIVAHRAEMGTGVRTSLPMIVAEEMEADWSRVRIQQAHGDEVKFGNQDTDGSRSTRHYLMPMRQIGASARTMLEAAAAKRWGVPSTDVKAVNHEVVHSASGRRIGFGDLAADADKQPVPSVEGLKLKDPKDFRYLGKGQISMVDLRDITVGTARYGADVRLPGMKYAVIARPPVTGGKVASFDGAAAMKVSGVEKVMEVKGWPWPSKFQPLGGVAVIARNTGAAIKGRDALKIVWDDGANGKYESVAYRTQLEEAARKPGLVVRKEGDVEAALKGADKVIVGEYYLPHLAHVAMEPPVAVADVKGDKAEIWGPVQSAGGTREDVAKTLGIPEENVTVNVTLLGGGFGRKSKCDYAIEAALLSKELGAPVKVQWTREDDVRNGFLHTVSVERIEAGLDKSGKVTAWRHRSVAPSIASTFAANTVHQAPFELGMGLVDMPFEIANVQCENPEAAAHTRIGWFRSVSNIPRAFAVQSMVAEIAKATNRDPKDMLLELIGSPRIVKLDSVKDLWNYGEPYESYPIDTARLRKVVELVADKGGWGRSVPKGHGLGIAAHRSFVSYIATIVEVAVDDKGKLTVPRVDTAIDCGTYVNPERIQSQIEGAAIMGMSLVKHGAITFKDGKVQQGNFDDFPVIRIDESPAVTNVYIVPAGPDTPPSGVGEPGVPPFAPALINAIFAATGKRIRALPIGKQLEA
- a CDS encoding amino acid ABC transporter substrate-binding protein, with the protein product MRLPLTMLAVALIAVPAYASELAGTLQKVRETNKIILGIQEASVPFSYLDGNQKAIGYAVDICMKIVDAVKHELNLSNVTVETLPVTSSNRIPLMMNGTVDLVCSSTTNNAERQRQVAFTNSHFLSATRFAARKADNIGTIDQLKGKPVVAISGSTNMVQLNQANAARNLGVTPLAAKDQAEAFLMLETGRAAAYVLDDVQLAVAIARSKDPSAYIISDEAFSKAEPYGIMLRKDDAPFKAVADRVTADLYRSPEIEAIYKKWFESPVPPNGLNFKTSMTAVLRSAFAHPSDSPDPASYER